In Helianthus annuus cultivar XRQ/B chromosome 3, HanXRQr2.0-SUNRISE, whole genome shotgun sequence, a single window of DNA contains:
- the LOC110930927 gene encoding anthocyanidin 3-O-glucosyltransferase 2, whose protein sequence is MSNTAELVFIPAPGLGHIMSTIEVAKLFVNRDQRFSITVLVIKPPSSTSGSAITAYFESLAKTAINRVSFVELPQEDAPPVHDFKSFVTSLNEYIKSHCKYVRNVVAELLSQPGSGRLAGFVVDMFCTCMVDVANEFNVPTNVFFTCSAAFLGYELFMQTLNDDEKQDVVELSNADTEVSVPSFVKPVPTKVFWDVLRTKDGLEFAMSGARKLREVNAIMVNTFLELETHAVESLSGDISVPTVYPVGPILNLEGSSRKPSDDDVIRWLDSQPPSSVVLLCFGSMGSFDEVQVKEIARALEQSGHRFVWSLRRPASNETTKVPSDYEDPGAVLPEGFLERTDGVGKVIGWAPQVALLAHGAVGGFVSHCGWNSLLESVWFGVPVATWPVYAEQQMNAFEMVVELGLSVEIKCDYIRDLFDPKAKTPIVSAEDIENGIRRVMEDKEVRRKAKEMSEKSRAAVAKGGSSYTAVGNLIQDFISNIS, encoded by the coding sequence TATTAAGCCTCCTAGCTCGACTTCTGGCTCGGCTATCACCGCCTACTTTGAGTCATTAGCTAAAACCGCTATTAATCGCGTATCGTTTGTAGAACTCCCTCAAGAGGACGCCCCGCCTGTGCATGACTTCAAGTCTTTTGTGACTTCTTTAAATGAATACATTAAAAGTCATTGTAAATATGTTAGAAACGTTGTGGCTGAGTTGCTGAGTCAACCGGGTTCGGGTCGGCTCGCTGGGTTTGTGGTGGACATGTTTTGTACATGCATGGTAGATGTGGCTAATGAGTTTAATGTTCCTACTAATGTTTTCTTCACTTGTAGTGCTGCTTTTTTAGGATATGAGTTGTTTATGCAAACGCTCAATGATGATGAGAAGCAAGACGTTGTTGAGCTCAGCAACGCGGATACCGAGGTGTCGGTTCCGAGTTTTGTCAAACCGGTGCCGACTAAAGTCTTTTGGGATGTGCTCCGGACTAAAGACGGGCTCGAGTTTGCTATGTCGGGAGCGCGGAAACTTAGAGAGGTTAATGCAATTATGGTTAATACATTCTTGGAACTCGAAACACATGCTGTCGAGTCGTTGTCTGGTGACATCAGTGTCCCAACGGTTTACCCAGTGGGACCCATACTCAACCTAGAGGGTTCTTCTAGAAAACCGTCGGATGATGATGTCATCAGATGGTTGGACAGTCAACCACCTTCTTCGGTTGTCTTATTGTGTTTTGGGAGCATGGGTAGTTTTGATGAGGTCCAAGTGAAAGAGATTGCACGTGCTTTAGAGCAGAGTGGCCACCGGTTCGTGTGGTCCCTACGTCGACCGGCATCTAACGAAACAACAAAAGTCCCTAGTGATTACGAGGATCCGGGAGCGGTATTGCCAGAGGGATTTTTGGAGCGAACGGATGGAGTCGGGAAAGTTATCGGGTGGGCCCCACAAGTGGCGTTGTTGGCTCACGGTGCGGTTGGAGGGTTCGTGTCGCACTGCGGGTGGAACTCGTTGTTGGAGAGTGTGTGGTTTGGTGTGCCAGTGGCAACATGGCCGGTGTACGCTGAGCAGCAGATGAATGCGTTTGAAATGGTGGTGGAGTTGGGACTATCGGTCGAGATAAAGTGCGATTATATAAGGGATTTGTTTGATCCTAAAGCTAAGACCCCCATCGTTAGTGCTGAGGATATAGAAAATGGGATACGACGGGTGATGGAGGATAAAGAGGTTCGAAGAAAAGCGAAAGAGATGAGTGAGAAGAGTCGGGCAGCCGTGGCCAAGGGCGGTTCGTCGTATACGGCTGTTGGCAATCTTATTCAGGACTTTATAAGTAACATTTCCTAA